From one Gemmatimonas sp. UBA7669 genomic stretch:
- the pyk gene encoding pyruvate kinase, producing MTIPRTGPERATSPAGAQDNSSSTFVRTHVPRTKIVGTLGPASNTPEGVRALVEAGLDVARINFSHGTHEQHARTIATVRDVATQLGRPVAILADLQGPRIRIGALGAPRELEVGATVVLVPEAVASGDEIPITYADLCHDVNVGNRVLINDGLFELVVTRVEAPRVWASVVHGGTLTSNKGMNLPGIAVSAPSLTDKDKADLAFAVEHELDMVALSFVRRAQDIDEMRALIPRTMLVVAKIEKDVALENIEDIMRATDAVMVARGDLGVELPFEEVPYAQKHIIATANRMGRPVITATQMLESMIDNPRPTRAEASDVANAILDGTDAVMLSAETAAGHYPRLAVEAMRRIIKEIETRPRPGTLKRSERRDVSGVNTEEAIAAATVAAVRMMDAPLVVVFTKSGFTARIVASHRPSVPILALTDEPRVCRQLSLVWGVVPRLVPTARGYDHMVAMALREALDLNLVTKGDRVLVTAGVPFDVPGTTNLLKVETV from the coding sequence ATGACCATCCCCCGTACCGGACCCGAGCGCGCCACGTCACCTGCAGGCGCGCAGGACAATAGCAGCAGCACCTTCGTGCGCACGCATGTGCCGCGCACGAAGATCGTGGGCACGCTTGGCCCAGCCAGCAACACGCCCGAGGGTGTGCGTGCGCTGGTCGAGGCCGGCCTCGATGTCGCACGCATCAATTTTTCGCACGGCACACACGAGCAGCACGCGCGCACCATTGCCACGGTGCGCGATGTGGCCACGCAGCTGGGTCGGCCGGTGGCCATCCTGGCCGACCTGCAGGGCCCGCGCATCCGCATCGGCGCGCTCGGCGCGCCGCGCGAGCTCGAGGTTGGTGCCACGGTGGTGCTGGTGCCCGAGGCCGTGGCCAGCGGCGACGAGATTCCCATCACCTACGCCGATCTCTGTCACGACGTCAACGTGGGCAACCGCGTGCTCATCAACGACGGATTGTTCGAGCTCGTGGTGACACGTGTGGAGGCCCCGCGGGTGTGGGCCTCGGTGGTGCATGGTGGTACGCTCACCAGCAACAAGGGCATGAACCTGCCCGGCATTGCCGTGTCGGCGCCGTCGCTTACCGACAAGGACAAGGCCGATCTCGCCTTTGCCGTGGAGCACGAGCTGGACATGGTGGCGCTGAGCTTTGTGCGCCGCGCGCAGGACATCGACGAAATGCGGGCGCTCATTCCGCGCACCATGCTGGTCGTGGCCAAGATCGAGAAGGACGTGGCGCTCGAGAACATTGAGGACATCATGCGCGCCACCGACGCGGTGATGGTGGCGCGTGGTGACCTGGGCGTGGAGCTGCCGTTCGAGGAAGTGCCGTACGCGCAGAAGCACATCATTGCCACCGCCAACCGCATGGGCCGGCCGGTGATCACGGCCACGCAGATGCTGGAGTCGATGATCGACAATCCGCGCCCCACGCGCGCGGAGGCCAGCGACGTGGCCAATGCCATTCTCGACGGCACCGACGCGGTCATGCTTTCGGCTGAGACGGCGGCTGGGCACTATCCGCGGCTGGCCGTGGAGGCCATGCGCCGCATCATCAAGGAAATCGAAACGCGTCCGCGCCCCGGTACGCTCAAGCGCTCCGAGCGCCGTGATGTGAGCGGCGTGAACACCGAGGAGGCCATTGCGGCCGCCACGGTGGCTGCCGTGCGCATGATGGATGCGCCGCTGGTGGTGGTCTTCACCAAGAGCGGGTTTACGGCACGTATCGTGGCCTCGCATCGTCCCTCGGTGCCCATTCTGGCGCTCACCGACGAGCCGCGTGTGTGCCGGCAGTTGTCGCTGGTGTGGGGCGTGGTACCGCGATTGGTGCCCACGGCGCGCGGCTACGATCACATGGTGGCCATGGCGCTGCGCGAAGCGCTCGACCTCAACCTTGTCACCAAGGGTGACCGGGTGCTGGTGACCGCGGGGGTGCCGTTCGACGTACCGGGCACCACCAACCTGCTCAAGGTCGAGACGGTCTGA
- a CDS encoding MBL fold metallo-hydrolase encodes MRLTFLGTGTSFGVPQIGCRCAVCTSGDPRDRRTRCGAVIETNDGTRLLIDTPPELRLQLVAAGIGHVDAVLFTHEHADHIHGIDDLRALTVRRSGPLPLYGEAPTLDTLRSRFPYVFDAAFRPLPGTTRPEGLPIEVRAGETFAVGNVEVLPLAVPHGRASVLGFRVGDMAYITDAKEIPPASMAALRGVRVLVLNALLRRPHPTHLSIAEAIATAQQVGAERTYFTHLTHDNAHAALEAELPAGIMPAYDGLVVDLDHSPSHAVSSREPAS; translated from the coding sequence GTGCGCCTCACCTTTCTCGGCACGGGGACCAGCTTTGGCGTCCCGCAGATCGGCTGTCGCTGCGCCGTGTGCACCAGCGGCGATCCGCGGGACCGCCGCACGCGCTGCGGCGCCGTCATCGAAACCAACGACGGCACGCGGCTGCTGATTGATACGCCACCGGAACTGCGCCTGCAGCTGGTGGCGGCGGGTATCGGACATGTGGACGCGGTGCTCTTTACGCACGAGCATGCCGATCACATTCACGGCATCGACGATTTGCGGGCGCTGACGGTGCGGCGCAGCGGGCCGCTGCCGCTGTACGGCGAGGCGCCCACGCTGGACACGCTGCGCAGTCGCTTTCCGTACGTGTTTGACGCGGCGTTCCGTCCGCTGCCCGGCACCACGCGGCCCGAAGGCCTGCCAATAGAAGTTCGTGCCGGCGAGACCTTTGCCGTGGGGAATGTGGAGGTACTGCCGCTGGCTGTGCCGCATGGCCGGGCGTCGGTACTGGGTTTTCGCGTGGGCGACATGGCGTACATCACCGACGCCAAGGAAATCCCGCCCGCCAGCATGGCTGCGCTGCGCGGGGTGCGTGTGCTGGTGCTCAATGCCCTGCTGCGGCGTCCGCATCCCACGCATCTCTCCATTGCCGAGGCCATTGCCACGGCGCAGCAGGTGGGTGCCGAGCGCACGTACTTCACGCATCTCACGCACGACAACGCACACGCCGCGCTCGAGGCTGAGCTGCCGGCGGGCATCATGCCCGCGTACGACGGCCTCGTCGTGGATCTGGATCATTCGCCGTCACACGCTGTGTCATCACGGGAGCCCGCGTCATGA
- a CDS encoding glucose-6-phosphate isomerase (catalyzes the formation of D-fructose 6-phosphate from D-glucose 6-phosphate): MSLNLDFTNMMAAALPAGQGITLSEWENAAAPFAAAHAAVHARTDDLGFLTLPNNTALLAQSEAVATWADGRFTDVLLLGIGGSALGPIALRTALCAPQWNALTAEQRGGKPRLHVLDNVDPASIAAVLARLSLANTLVLVVSKSGGTVETMAQYLIVREALALALGEAKAREHVVFVTDPAKGALRAIANAEGVRTVDIPANVGGRFSVLSPVGVLPAALLGIDVRALLAGAGHVTSEAANPSLGSNLPGAFAVLQWLADTRHGRHVQVLMPYADPLRDLALWFVQLWAESLGKIGPDGRSVGPTPLPALGATDQHSQVQLFMEGPRDKTVTFVAVRGRTQEGPIPARHADIPELGYLAGHTLGELLDIEQRATAGALAARGRLNATLTVDAVDAWHMGALMQTFALATAYAGALYGIDAFDQPGVELGKQFAYAMLGRAGSEAARAEWDALPHPDPRFQL, from the coding sequence ATGAGTCTCAATCTCGACTTCACCAACATGATGGCCGCGGCCCTGCCCGCGGGGCAGGGCATCACGTTGTCTGAATGGGAGAACGCCGCGGCGCCGTTTGCTGCGGCACACGCAGCGGTGCATGCGCGCACGGACGACCTGGGCTTTCTCACGCTGCCGAACAACACGGCTTTGCTGGCGCAGTCGGAGGCCGTAGCCACGTGGGCAGACGGACGCTTCACCGATGTGCTGCTGCTGGGCATCGGCGGCTCGGCTCTGGGGCCGATTGCGCTGCGCACCGCGCTCTGCGCGCCGCAGTGGAACGCACTCACCGCCGAGCAGCGTGGCGGCAAGCCTCGTCTGCATGTGCTCGACAACGTGGATCCGGCCAGCATTGCCGCCGTGCTTGCGCGCCTGTCATTGGCCAACACACTGGTGCTGGTGGTGAGCAAGTCGGGTGGCACCGTGGAAACCATGGCGCAGTACCTCATCGTGCGTGAGGCGTTGGCCCTAGCCTTGGGTGAAGCCAAGGCCCGCGAGCACGTGGTGTTCGTGACCGATCCGGCCAAGGGTGCGCTGCGCGCCATTGCCAATGCCGAGGGTGTGCGCACGGTGGACATTCCGGCCAACGTGGGCGGACGCTTCAGTGTGCTCTCGCCGGTGGGTGTGCTGCCCGCCGCCCTGCTGGGCATTGATGTGCGGGCACTGCTGGCTGGCGCGGGGCATGTCACATCAGAGGCAGCCAACCCGTCACTCGGCAGCAACCTGCCGGGCGCCTTTGCCGTGCTGCAGTGGCTGGCCGATACCAGACATGGACGGCATGTGCAGGTGCTCATGCCCTACGCCGATCCGCTGCGTGATCTCGCGCTGTGGTTTGTGCAGCTCTGGGCGGAATCGCTGGGCAAGATCGGACCCGATGGCCGTTCGGTGGGTCCCACGCCGCTGCCGGCACTTGGCGCGACCGATCAGCACTCGCAGGTGCAGTTGTTCATGGAGGGGCCGCGCGACAAGACCGTGACCTTCGTGGCCGTGCGTGGTCGCACGCAGGAGGGCCCCATTCCCGCGCGGCACGCCGACATCCCCGAGCTGGGCTATCTGGCGGGTCACACGCTGGGCGAGTTGCTGGACATCGAGCAGCGGGCCACCGCCGGCGCCCTCGCGGCGCGCGGTCGGCTCAACGCCACGCTCACGGTGGACGCCGTGGATGCCTGGCACATGGGGGCGCTGATGCAGACCTTTGCGCTGGCTACGGCCTATGCCGGCGCGCTGTATGGCATTGATGCCTTCGACCAGCCCGGTGTGGAGCTGGGCAAGCAGTTCGCCTACGCCATGCTGGGCCGTGCGGGCAGTGAGGCCGCGCGTGCCGAGTGGGATGCCTTGCCGCACCCGGACCCGCGATTTCAGCTCTGA
- a CDS encoding class II fructose-bisphosphate aldolase has protein sequence MTATSTTSATLLGGAVSVTNGTVQVHDTAALATSRLDPLVHQAVFGSDSDKRFARWLLWEIGQIVGVRAASIHELYLARGAGKCGGFTVPAINVRAMAYDTARAIFRTANKMEAGAFILEIARSEIAYTEQRPEEYVSVMLGAALREGFRGPVFIQGDHFQVNHKKYAVDPVTEVNAVKALVTEAVAAGFYNIDVDTSTLVDLSKATLAEQQRLNYEVCVDITRFVRAAEPKGVTISIGGEIGEVGTENSTPEELEAFMEGFNATLAAEAPGMAGLSKISVQSGTSHGGVVLPDGSIADVALDLDTLETLSKIARDRYGMAGAVQHGASTLPDAAFNNFPKRETAEIHLATNFQNIMFDHLPQDLLQEVYAWLDANAKDERKATDSDAQFYYKTRKKAIGPFKKKLWALPAELRAKLGAAYDAKFEFLFTQLAIGGTAKAVQQFVTVPEQRRPFPDGASTIVAAPDDADLSD, from the coding sequence ATGACGGCTACTTCGACCACTTCGGCGACGCTGCTCGGCGGCGCTGTTTCGGTGACCAACGGCACGGTGCAGGTGCACGATACCGCGGCCCTGGCCACGTCCCGCCTCGATCCGCTGGTGCATCAGGCCGTGTTCGGCTCGGACAGCGACAAGCGCTTTGCGCGCTGGCTGCTGTGGGAGATCGGACAAATCGTCGGCGTGCGGGCGGCGTCCATTCACGAGCTGTATCTGGCGCGTGGCGCGGGCAAGTGCGGGGGCTTCACGGTGCCCGCCATCAATGTGCGCGCCATGGCCTACGACACCGCGCGCGCCATTTTCCGCACGGCCAACAAGATGGAGGCCGGTGCCTTCATCCTCGAAATCGCGCGCTCGGAAATTGCCTACACCGAGCAGCGGCCCGAAGAGTACGTGTCGGTCATGCTGGGCGCCGCGCTGCGTGAAGGCTTCCGCGGCCCGGTGTTCATCCAGGGCGACCACTTCCAGGTCAACCACAAGAAGTACGCCGTGGATCCGGTCACCGAAGTGAACGCCGTCAAGGCGCTGGTCACGGAGGCCGTGGCGGCGGGCTTCTACAACATCGACGTGGACACGTCCACGCTGGTGGACTTGTCCAAGGCCACGCTGGCCGAGCAGCAGCGCCTCAACTACGAAGTCTGCGTGGACATCACGCGCTTCGTGCGCGCGGCCGAGCCCAAGGGCGTCACCATCAGCATCGGTGGTGAAATCGGCGAAGTGGGCACGGAGAACAGCACGCCCGAGGAACTCGAGGCCTTCATGGAGGGCTTCAACGCCACGCTGGCGGCAGAAGCGCCGGGCATGGCGGGTCTGTCCAAGATTTCGGTGCAGTCGGGCACCTCGCATGGCGGTGTCGTGCTGCCCGATGGCAGCATTGCCGACGTGGCGCTCGATCTCGACACGCTGGAGACGCTGAGCAAGATCGCCCGCGATCGCTACGGCATGGCCGGCGCGGTGCAGCACGGCGCGTCCACGCTGCCGGACGCGGCGTTCAACAATTTCCCCAAGCGGGAGACGGCCGAGATTCACCTGGCCACGAACTTCCAGAACATCATGTTCGATCACCTGCCGCAGGATCTGCTGCAGGAGGTCTACGCCTGGCTCGACGCCAACGCGAAGGACGAACGCAAGGCCACCGACAGCGACGCGCAGTTCTACTACAAGACGCGCAAGAAGGCCATCGGTCCGTTCAAGAAGAAGCTGTGGGCGCTGCCGGCTGAATTGCGCGCCAAGCTTGGGGCGGCCTACGATGCCAAGTTCGAGTTCCTCTTCACGCAGTTGGCCATTGGTGGCACGGCCAAGGCCGTGCAGCAGTTCGTGACGGTGCCGGAGCAGCGTCGGCCCTTCCCGGACGGCGCGTCGACCATCGTGGCCGCCCCCGACGACGCGGACCTTTCCGACTGA
- a CDS encoding YtxH domain-containing protein produces MARDYDDERLVVVEQGGGNGVGMLLLGLAIGAGAALLFAPASGRETRERISREARRAGRRVREVTDEFGERLADKAEDARAAVDRRVDRAKGAVNSRVQAVSDAVDAGREAAAEARRDIERAVADTKRAYSDARRAYTDRVRTDDVSTRARQEPPADEHPAEG; encoded by the coding sequence ATGGCACGGGATTACGACGACGAGCGTCTGGTGGTCGTGGAGCAGGGCGGCGGAAACGGTGTGGGCATGCTCCTGCTGGGTCTGGCTATTGGTGCCGGCGCGGCGCTGCTGTTTGCCCCTGCCAGCGGCCGTGAAACACGGGAGCGGATTTCGCGTGAAGCGCGTCGCGCTGGCCGGCGTGTGCGCGAAGTCACCGACGAGTTCGGCGAACGGCTGGCCGACAAGGCGGAAGACGCGCGGGCCGCGGTGGATCGCCGTGTTGACCGGGCCAAGGGCGCGGTCAACTCACGCGTGCAGGCCGTGAGCGATGCGGTGGACGCGGGCCGCGAGGCGGCCGCTGAAGCGCGCCGAGACATTGAACGCGCGGTGGCGGATACCAAGCGGGCCTACTCCGATGCGCGCCGCGCGTACACCGACCGCGTGCGCACCGATGATGTGTCCACACGTGCCCGGCAGGAGCCACCCGCTGACGAGCATCCGGCAGAGGGCTGA
- a CDS encoding YihY/virulence factor BrkB family protein, producing the protein MPGRSHPLTSIRQRAEPWWDIVRRVWNQGAEDNVPFLAGGLAFNILLALVPFVLLLVAGLSFLLGNETAEAANTVTRLIERLLPSDAPMITGLVRDIVTDVLSTRGAVTIYSAITFAWFSTRLFGSLRSTLALVFDSGDRSIVVGKVFDFAATLVTTVAVVVYVVFSAYLDLATTRGLAVLREVGLRESAMSGVGYLLGRLLAVGLVFLLFYALYRGLPRQRPAVPVAAVGAATAAVLFELARHAFSLVVRTANPGSLYTGTIAAIVAVVFWTYYGAFLFLIGGETAQAWDLRRREIAALKRADLPRKPSPTPAPPAKTIRESRKRSS; encoded by the coding sequence GTGCCCGGCAGGAGCCACCCGCTGACGAGCATCCGGCAGAGGGCTGAGCCCTGGTGGGATATTGTCCGCCGCGTCTGGAATCAGGGCGCGGAGGACAACGTCCCGTTTCTCGCGGGGGGACTGGCGTTCAACATTTTGTTGGCGCTCGTCCCCTTCGTGTTGTTGCTGGTGGCCGGCCTGTCATTTCTGCTGGGCAACGAAACCGCAGAGGCGGCGAACACCGTCACGCGCCTCATTGAACGGCTGCTGCCCAGTGACGCGCCCATGATCACCGGGCTCGTGCGCGACATCGTGACCGACGTGCTGTCGACCCGCGGTGCCGTCACGATCTACTCGGCTATCACCTTCGCGTGGTTCTCCACGCGGCTGTTCGGTTCGCTGCGCAGCACCCTGGCGCTGGTGTTCGACAGTGGAGACCGCAGCATTGTCGTGGGCAAGGTATTCGACTTTGCCGCCACACTGGTCACCACGGTGGCCGTGGTGGTGTACGTGGTGTTCTCGGCCTATCTCGATTTGGCCACCACACGCGGCTTGGCGGTGTTGCGCGAAGTGGGACTTCGCGAATCGGCCATGAGTGGTGTGGGCTATCTGCTCGGCCGACTGCTGGCGGTGGGGCTGGTGTTTCTGCTCTTCTATGCGCTGTATCGCGGCTTGCCGCGTCAGCGGCCGGCGGTGCCGGTAGCGGCTGTGGGCGCGGCCACGGCGGCGGTGCTGTTCGAACTGGCTCGCCACGCCTTCTCGCTGGTGGTGCGCACCGCGAATCCCGGCTCGCTGTACACGGGCACGATTGCCGCCATTGTCGCCGTGGTGTTCTGGACCTACTACGGCGCCTTTCTCTTTCTCATTGGCGGCGAGACCGCGCAGGCCTGGGACCTGAGACGCCGTGAAATCGCGGCGCTCAAGCGTGCCGACTTGCCGCGCAAGCCGTCGCCAACTCCAGCTCC